A genomic region of Desulfosarcina ovata subsp. ovata contains the following coding sequences:
- a CDS encoding efflux RND transporter periplasmic adaptor subunit, with product MLRFNQMIPMAFLAKILPFIFFTVSCDLQQETPPPPSVPEVAAVTVQFQKVMLTTELPGRTSAYRSAEIRPQVSGLLQKRLFTEGSDVKAGQVLYRIDPAPFRASVDNAAGNLSAMRKTADQARAALKASIADVARVQATLELAQANRQRYEASYKEKVVSTIQRDQYVTEAKTAEAALRAAEAQVESRRESVAAAEATNEQAQAALKTARINLGYTDITAPISGRIGRSNVTEGAILTAYQAAAMATIQQLDPIYVDVPQSTTELLRLKKRVKDGHLDQDGADQQTVKIILEDDTVYPQEGILQFSEVTVNPSTGSVILRVVVPNPDGVLLPGMFVRAVVKEGVKQQAMLIPQQGVSRDHKGNPTALIVDAENKVESRILTLDRAIGDKWLVSSGLTPGDRVIVEGMLMLQPGTTVKVIPFDEETSEPGSASESDSQPGGA from the coding sequence ATGTTGCGTTTCAATCAGATGATCCCCATGGCCTTCCTGGCAAAAATTCTGCCGTTTATTTTTTTTACCGTCAGTTGCGACCTCCAACAAGAAACCCCGCCACCGCCGTCTGTTCCTGAAGTAGCCGCCGTGACGGTGCAATTTCAAAAGGTCATGCTGACCACTGAATTGCCGGGCCGTACGTCAGCTTACCGCAGTGCCGAAATCCGGCCCCAGGTCAGCGGTCTGCTTCAGAAGCGCCTGTTTACGGAAGGCTCCGATGTCAAGGCCGGCCAGGTGCTCTACCGGATCGACCCCGCCCCCTTTCGGGCGTCCGTCGACAATGCCGCGGGAAATCTATCGGCCATGCGAAAAACCGCCGACCAGGCACGCGCGGCATTGAAAGCGAGTATCGCCGATGTGGCGCGAGTGCAAGCCACCCTGGAACTCGCCCAAGCGAATCGGCAACGATATGAAGCGTCATATAAAGAAAAGGTGGTCTCCACGATCCAACGCGACCAATACGTGACCGAGGCCAAGACGGCCGAAGCCGCACTGCGGGCTGCCGAGGCACAGGTGGAAAGCAGGCGTGAATCGGTGGCGGCCGCCGAGGCGACCAACGAGCAGGCGCAAGCGGCGTTGAAAACGGCGCGTATCAACTTGGGATACACCGACATCACCGCCCCCATTTCCGGTCGTATCGGAAGGTCCAATGTAACAGAGGGTGCCATACTGACAGCTTATCAAGCGGCGGCAATGGCTACCATTCAACAGCTCGATCCCATTTATGTAGATGTTCCGCAATCCACCACCGAATTGCTGCGTCTAAAAAAACGAGTGAAAGACGGGCATCTCGACCAGGATGGAGCGGATCAGCAAACGGTCAAGATCATCCTGGAAGACGACACGGTTTACCCACAAGAGGGGATACTGCAGTTTAGCGAAGTAACGGTGAATCCGTCCACCGGCTCCGTCATCTTGCGGGTGGTTGTCCCCAATCCCGACGGTGTTCTCCTGCCAGGCATGTTCGTTCGAGCGGTGGTCAAAGAAGGCGTCAAACAACAGGCCATGCTTATCCCCCAACAGGGAGTATCACGGGATCACAAGGGCAATCCGACCGCGTTGATTGTCGATGCGGAAAACAAAGTCGAGTCGCGCATACTAACCCTTGACCGTGCCATTGGTGACAAGTGGCTGGTCTCGTCGGGCCTTACCCCCGGGGATCGGGTAATTGTCGAGGGGATGCTGATGTTACAGCCCGGTACAACGGTAAAGGTTATCCCTTTTGATGAAGAGACATCCGAACCCGGGTCTGCGTCCGAATCCGATTCACAGCCGGGAGGTGCATGA
- a CDS encoding sigma 54-interacting transcriptional regulator, which translates to MVDENEFFRRATLRISSSLKSETALQRAMTYLQQHMPVSGIFFALYDPNLNIGRLLAFIWPPGIDRPKRTFVFPKEYWGWMKNWWDNQERIRIINDISKEEKPLQQAFAAMWPNDTSHITMGLRLEEMQLGILAIFAEGKNRYNESHAHLISLLHEPFAIAISNILQHQEILRLKDILADDNSYLRQELMEITGKTIIGANFGMRGVMEMVSQVAPLNSPVLLLGEAGVGKEIIANAIHYSSKRKNDPYIRVNCGAIPENLIDSELFGHEKGAFTGAISSKRGRFERANHGTIFLDEIGELPPAAQVRLLRVLQQHEIERVGGSEVIPVDVRVISATHQNLELMTQSRKFREDLLYRLNVFPIMIPPLRHRTDDIPALVSHFLEHKSRELGIEQMPSITREAIEQLQAYHWPGNVRELENFVERALIQTKTGKPVEAISFSRLASTSVDHTITPSDQTDESILPMNDVIAMHIKKALAQTRGKVEGIDGAANLLKIHPSTLRGRMRKLGIPYGRHR; encoded by the coding sequence ATGGTGGATGAAAACGAATTCTTTCGGCGGGCGACCTTAAGAATTTCCAGCAGCCTGAAGAGCGAGACGGCTTTGCAGAGGGCGATGACCTACCTGCAACAACACATGCCGGTTTCCGGTATCTTCTTCGCGCTATACGATCCCAACCTGAATATCGGACGGTTGCTGGCCTTTATATGGCCACCCGGTATCGATAGGCCGAAGCGAACCTTTGTGTTTCCTAAGGAGTATTGGGGGTGGATGAAGAATTGGTGGGATAATCAAGAAAGGATACGGATTATAAATGATATCAGCAAAGAAGAAAAACCTTTGCAGCAAGCTTTTGCCGCCATGTGGCCAAATGACACTTCTCATATAACCATGGGTTTGCGGCTGGAGGAAATGCAACTTGGCATTCTGGCGATCTTCGCGGAAGGTAAAAACCGTTATAACGAATCCCATGCCCATCTGATATCCCTGCTTCACGAGCCGTTCGCCATTGCCATTTCCAATATTTTGCAGCACCAGGAAATATTGCGACTCAAGGATATTTTGGCCGACGATAACAGCTACCTTCGGCAGGAACTGATGGAGATAACCGGAAAAACCATCATCGGAGCGAACTTCGGCATGCGGGGTGTGATGGAAATGGTTTCACAGGTAGCGCCTTTGAACAGCCCGGTACTCCTGTTGGGTGAAGCCGGCGTAGGCAAAGAGATCATCGCCAACGCCATTCATTACTCATCAAAACGCAAAAACGACCCTTATATTCGTGTGAATTGTGGTGCCATCCCGGAAAATCTCATCGACAGCGAGTTGTTCGGTCATGAAAAAGGCGCCTTTACCGGTGCGATTTCAAGCAAACGAGGACGTTTTGAACGCGCCAACCATGGAACTATCTTTCTCGATGAGATAGGAGAACTGCCACCTGCCGCCCAGGTTCGGCTGCTACGCGTCCTTCAGCAACATGAAATCGAAAGGGTGGGGGGGAGCGAGGTCATTCCTGTGGATGTGCGCGTCATCAGCGCAACCCACCAGAATCTGGAATTAATGACCCAATCCAGAAAATTTCGCGAAGATTTACTGTACCGGCTGAATGTTTTTCCGATAATGATCCCACCGCTTCGCCATCGCACTGATGATATTCCGGCTCTGGTCAGCCACTTTTTAGAGCATAAGTCACGGGAATTGGGCATAGAACAAATGCCGTCAATAACACGGGAGGCCATCGAGCAGCTTCAGGCCTATCATTGGCCGGGAAATGTTCGGGAACTGGAAAATTTCGTGGAACGCGCACTGATACAAACCAAAACGGGAAAGCCCGTCGAAGCGATATCTTTCTCCAGATTGGCCAGTACATCTGTTGATCACACAATAACACCGTCTGACCAAACCGATGAATCCATCCTGCCGATGAATGACGTCATAGCCATGCACATTAAAAAGGCCTTGGCCCAAACCCGTGGAAAAGTTGAAGGCATAGACGGTGCGGCCAATTTGTTAAAGATTCATCCCAGTACATTGCGCGGACGTATGCGAAAACTGGGTATCCCCTATGGGAGGCATCGGTAA
- a CDS encoding sulfite exporter TauE/SafE family protein — MIDTSFPDIVFYAAIIGFAGMIHGSLGIGFPMVATPLLALVTDVRTAILMLVLPTAAINVANILKGGRWGRSLAVYWPLALYGMIGSFLGTRLLIVFPAELFRPVLAVMLVLYLNAERLGVGFAWIPRHPRVAFAVFGLAAGVLAGTVNVMLPALIIVALEMRMSKTVMIQVFNFCFLTGKLTQGAVFAHAGLMTAGVWSVSIPLALLGLTVMLLGMRLRDRMATATYRRWLRWLLALLAGLLILQSLMAW; from the coding sequence ATGATCGACACCTCTTTTCCCGATATCGTTTTCTATGCCGCCATCATCGGCTTCGCCGGTATGATCCACGGCAGCCTCGGCATTGGCTTTCCCATGGTCGCCACCCCGCTCCTGGCGCTGGTGACCGACGTGCGCACGGCCATCCTGATGCTGGTGCTGCCCACGGCGGCAATCAATGTGGCCAACATCCTCAAGGGCGGGCGGTGGGGCCGCAGCCTTGCCGTCTACTGGCCGTTGGCGCTTTACGGCATGATCGGCAGTTTCCTGGGCACCAGGCTGCTGATTGTGTTTCCCGCCGAGCTGTTCCGGCCGGTGCTGGCCGTCATGCTGGTGCTTTATCTCAATGCCGAGCGCCTGGGTGTCGGATTCGCCTGGATTCCGCGCCATCCGCGCGTTGCCTTTGCCGTTTTCGGTCTGGCGGCCGGCGTTTTGGCCGGAACGGTCAATGTCATGCTGCCGGCCCTGATCATCGTTGCCCTGGAAATGCGCATGTCCAAGACCGTGATGATTCAGGTGTTCAATTTCTGTTTTCTGACCGGTAAGCTCACCCAGGGGGCGGTTTTTGCCCATGCGGGGCTGATGACCGCCGGCGTATGGTCCGTGTCGATCCCCCTGGCTCTTCTGGGACTGACGGTGATGCTGCTGGGCATGCGACTGCGTGACCGGATGGCCACGGCCACGTACCGGCGCTGGTTGCGCTGGCTGCTGGCGCTGCTGGCAGGCCTGTTGATCCTCCAATCCCTGATGGCGTGGTAA
- a CDS encoding PaaI family thioesterase — MTLKAFQDYYPDNYAHCYGCGRLNDHGLKIKSYWDGEESVCHFSPRSYHTGGFSDILYGGLIASLIDCHAAGTASAAQAREKGIDPETQPLERFVTASIKVDYLAPTPVDTVELRAKVREISGRKVWVDVTVSADGKIRAKGETLMIQVPDPEKK, encoded by the coding sequence ATGACTCTCAAGGCATTTCAGGATTACTACCCGGACAATTACGCGCACTGTTATGGATGCGGCAGGCTTAACGACCACGGGCTAAAAATCAAAAGCTACTGGGATGGGGAAGAGAGTGTCTGCCACTTCAGCCCGCGCAGCTACCATACCGGCGGATTTTCCGACATTCTCTATGGCGGCCTGATCGCCTCGCTGATCGACTGCCACGCCGCCGGAACGGCCTCTGCGGCACAGGCCCGTGAAAAGGGAATCGATCCGGAAACCCAACCCCTGGAACGGTTTGTGACCGCTTCCATCAAGGTCGACTATCTGGCGCCCACACCCGTGGACACCGTCGAATTGCGCGCCAAGGTTCGTGAGATCAGTGGCCGCAAGGTGTGGGTGGATGTCACCGTTTCCGCCGACGGCAAAATCCGCGCCAAAGGTGAGACGCTGATGATTCAGGTTCCCGATCCCGAAAAAAAATAA
- a CDS encoding response regulator, translating into MAGEGCEVTTADSGERAVALLEMIHFDLVITDLVMDRIDGIGGLKAAKEKNRETMVLILTGYGDMGSAIGALRLDADDYMLKPCEPDEMRIRVSRCFDRLEAARKLKL; encoded by the coding sequence CTGGCCGGAGAAGGGTGTGAGGTTACCACGGCAGACAGTGGCGAGCGGGCCGTGGCCTTGTTGGAGATGATCCACTTCGATCTGGTGATCACGGATCTGGTCATGGACCGTATCGACGGTATCGGGGGCCTCAAGGCCGCCAAAGAAAAAAATCGGGAGACAATGGTGCTGATCCTCACCGGATACGGAGACATGGGGTCGGCCATCGGTGCATTGCGACTGGATGCCGACGATTACATGCTCAAGCCTTGCGAGCCCGATGAGATGAGGATCCGCGTGTCGCGCTGCTTCGACCGATTGGAAGCGGCCCGAAAACTCAAGTTGTAA
- a CDS encoding IS4 family transposase has product MSEHIDKNVFQTILSPVLPLIEVTQNSLHNDLDTYKLSLSSFTTNLLFGIITRIKSVGQIVTEIKTSPTAKALGLVVASKSMYNEAFNRYPPEIFKDIFHQLVKELDLHKIPEISHLGKMLIVDGSLFPAISNMAWACYKKTANAIKMHLSFELNRMIPTEFISTEGNFSEKEFVKQILREGITYVCDRGYIAFNLFKQISDSNAFFIIRGKSNMTYTVKECLTATVPDTFLKFFSDITDSNIIFNSDENKASYRIVSFTAMGENYILITNRNDLTTYEIIMLYAYRWQVELFFRFIKRTFKGIHLMSQSPHGVQIQFYLYMIAYLLLLSFKQDTEIISRENEKDEHESEENNKNETLLTSSSCSNSNAKRPYVCGLVTLLGEKLKQFYKIGLHWLLAVKNNLLEIFDVNIAKVIAQYSYQ; this is encoded by the coding sequence ATGAGCGAACACATCGACAAAAATGTTTTTCAAACAATTCTATCACCGGTGCTACCATTGATTGAGGTTACTCAAAATAGTCTCCATAATGATTTGGACACTTACAAGCTTTCATTATCATCGTTCACCACAAATTTGCTTTTTGGAATAATAACCAGAATTAAAAGCGTTGGACAAATCGTCACTGAGATCAAAACATCACCAACTGCTAAGGCATTAGGATTGGTCGTCGCATCGAAGTCTATGTATAATGAAGCGTTTAATCGTTATCCCCCAGAAATATTTAAAGATATATTCCATCAGTTGGTAAAAGAATTGGATTTGCATAAAATTCCGGAAATCAGTCATCTTGGAAAAATGCTAATTGTAGATGGTTCGCTTTTTCCGGCCATTTCCAATATGGCATGGGCTTGTTACAAGAAAACCGCTAATGCGATCAAAATGCATTTATCTTTTGAACTCAACCGAATGATTCCAACCGAATTTATCAGTACGGAAGGTAACTTTTCCGAAAAAGAATTTGTTAAGCAAATTCTTCGCGAAGGCATTACATATGTCTGTGATCGAGGCTATATCGCTTTCAATCTGTTCAAGCAGATATCCGACAGCAATGCATTTTTTATTATTCGCGGAAAGTCGAATATGACGTACACTGTAAAAGAGTGTCTCACTGCCACCGTACCGGATACATTCTTGAAATTTTTCAGTGACATCACAGATTCAAATATAATATTCAATAGCGATGAAAACAAAGCAAGTTATCGTATTGTTAGCTTTACGGCTATGGGCGAAAACTACATTTTGATCACAAACAGAAATGATTTGACAACTTACGAAATTATAATGCTTTACGCTTACAGGTGGCAAGTGGAACTTTTTTTTCGCTTCATAAAAAGAACCTTCAAGGGAATTCACTTAATGAGCCAATCTCCTCATGGCGTACAGATACAATTCTACTTGTATATGATTGCTTATCTATTGTTATTATCATTCAAACAAGATACGGAAATAATAAGCAGAGAAAATGAAAAAGATGAGCATGAATCTGAAGAAAATAATAAGAACGAAACCTTGCTAACTTCATCTTCATGCTCCAATTCAAATGCAAAAAGACCATATGTTTGCGGGTTAGTAACTCTTCTTGGAGAAAAATTAAAACAGTTTTATAAAATTGGTCTTCACTGGTTATTAGCAGTAAAAAATAATTTGTTAGAAATATTTGATGTGAATATCGCCAAAGTTATTGCTCAATACTCTTATCAATGA